One part of the Acidobacteriota bacterium genome encodes these proteins:
- a CDS encoding DUF1570 domain-containing protein — translation MKLVAGVLGFLLAMSPLNKSAAESTLLKPGDNWIEVRTTNFRFFSNAGRQTTRSIAVDLEELRAVLSQLTDYELQSPLQTYIYVFKGRRSFLPFKILYDGRPADVSGYFFANEEANFIAINADTPDDSALIYHEYVHYVANNNLWYLPVWFSEGLAEFYESFHVSGNRVTIGLPVARHLILLRNSTLIPLQRLFAVDRMSELYNETDRKNVFYAESWALVHYLLLGSEERRSQVATYLESIRNGAPSDEAFAEAFSSDYETLMRELRAYIRSLRLPSIELQAKIDLDKSLEVRKMSRAETFHRLGELLASQHPDRPERRAYFEAALELDPHYGPVLSSLAIEAEKAADWEVARGLHQRAFAASPEDALVAFRWGQFLSRRGEGFEHAVDVLTRSTELDPSFAPAWASLSEVYADAGITSPEAVEAARVALIMRPSDIAAARDLIRLYLRLDRRQEAVSLTERFLRSDRETQKKMWMLVIQHDVLRARESLQKGQPDAAVERIELSEQLIERSLNPGMARLSLDSARRAVTEYRAASLYNHAQELFSNDDREGARELIEAALELVDEGPIAFSCRRLLAQINAPERPNEAASISTFSPSPTAAEIDELNRLIVAREFTAAIDFLEEMRTRVGGEQQEWLDGRIREIRRTLDYNRFVDEYNRAIDAYNQRRYGETVDILEALIATLGEGRELDSAQALLEDTRAAMK, via the coding sequence ATGAAGCTGGTCGCCGGTGTTCTCGGGTTTCTCCTCGCGATGTCTCCGCTCAACAAATCGGCGGCAGAGTCAACCTTGCTGAAACCGGGCGACAACTGGATCGAGGTCCGTACCACCAACTTCCGTTTCTTCAGCAATGCGGGTCGGCAGACCACGAGGAGCATCGCTGTCGATCTCGAGGAATTGCGAGCGGTCCTCTCTCAGTTGACCGATTACGAACTCCAATCTCCCCTGCAGACCTATATCTATGTCTTCAAGGGCAGGCGTTCTTTCCTCCCCTTCAAGATCCTCTACGACGGCCGGCCGGCCGATGTCAGTGGCTACTTCTTCGCCAATGAAGAGGCGAACTTCATCGCGATCAACGCCGACACCCCGGACGATTCCGCGCTCATCTATCACGAGTACGTCCACTATGTGGCCAATAACAACCTGTGGTACCTCCCGGTCTGGTTTTCGGAAGGCCTGGCCGAGTTCTACGAGAGCTTTCACGTGTCCGGAAACAGGGTCACGATCGGCCTTCCCGTCGCCCGCCATCTCATCCTCCTGCGAAACTCGACCCTGATACCTCTCCAACGGCTGTTTGCAGTTGATCGCATGTCGGAGCTGTACAACGAAACCGATCGCAAGAACGTCTTTTACGCCGAGAGCTGGGCCCTCGTCCACTACCTTCTGTTGGGGAGCGAGGAACGCAGGTCACAGGTCGCCACCTACCTCGAATCGATTCGCAACGGCGCACCTTCGGACGAAGCATTCGCGGAAGCCTTTTCATCCGATTACGAAACGCTGATGCGCGAACTCCGTGCGTATATCCGGTCGCTTCGCCTGCCGTCGATCGAGTTGCAGGCGAAAATCGACCTCGACAAAAGCCTCGAGGTTCGAAAGATGTCTCGAGCAGAGACGTTCCATCGTCTCGGAGAACTGCTCGCGAGCCAACATCCGGATCGCCCGGAAAGGCGCGCCTATTTCGAGGCGGCGCTGGAGCTTGATCCGCACTACGGCCCAGTCCTGTCCTCGCTGGCGATCGAAGCCGAAAAAGCGGCGGACTGGGAGGTCGCCCGGGGCCTCCATCAACGAGCGTTTGCGGCCAGCCCCGAAGACGCCCTGGTGGCATTTCGTTGGGGTCAGTTTCTGAGCCGCCGGGGCGAAGGGTTCGAGCACGCAGTAGATGTCCTGACGCGCAGCACCGAGCTCGATCCGTCCTTCGCTCCGGCGTGGGCATCACTCTCGGAGGTTTACGCCGATGCAGGGATCACGTCTCCGGAGGCGGTGGAGGCTGCTCGCGTTGCACTCATAATGCGGCCATCCGATATCGCCGCAGCACGCGACCTGATTCGGCTGTACCTGCGTCTCGACCGGCGTCAAGAGGCAGTTTCGCTGACCGAAAGGTTCCTCCGGTCGGACCGTGAAACCCAAAAGAAAATGTGGATGCTCGTCATTCAACACGACGTCTTGCGCGCCCGCGAGTCCCTTCAAAAGGGCCAACCGGACGCGGCAGTCGAGAGGATCGAGCTGTCAGAGCAGCTGATCGAACGCTCGCTGAACCCCGGGATGGCTCGCCTGAGCCTCGATTCCGCGCGACGCGCGGTGACCGAGTACAGGGCGGCATCCCTCTACAATCATGCGCAGGAACTCTTCTCGAATGATGACAGAGAGGGCGCGCGCGAACTGATCGAAGCGGCGCTGGAACTTGTCGACGAGGGGCCCATCGCGTTTTCCTGTCGCCGTCTTCTGGCGCAGATCAACGCCCCGGAGCGCCCGAACGAAGCCGCTTCGATATCGACCTTCAGCCCGTCCCCGACCGCCGCTGAAATCGACGAGCTCAACCGTCTCATCGTGGCCAGGGAATTCACTGCTGCGATCGACTTTCTGGAGGAGATGCGAACCAGGGTTGGAGGCGAACAGCAGGAGTGGCTCGACGGACGGATTCGCGAAATCCGTCGAACCCTCGACTACAACCGTTTCGTTGACGAGTACAACCGCGCCATCGACGCCTACAATCAGCGGCGGTATGGCGAGACGGTGGATATACTCGAGGCACTCATCGCTACCTTGGGAGAAGGGCGGGAGCTGGATTCGGCGCAGGCTCTTCTCGAAGACACTCGGGCTGCCATGAAATAA
- a CDS encoding PilZ domain-containing protein, whose translation MEEVKSILTVALDDETFERIAPLLKRSSLSVRSVTQASEAETVAHNEQFHLVICRYPLPDLKLREFVTSIRGRSSASRSASLMLLTIPEMATEARSGVRGGPFLVFSGQEPVGTLGQGAAHLLKVAPRYAPRISTRLSTSLEEGSDSHQGWVVNLSRTGMLVSDAPMLAVGALCAFDFKLPNGEIVRGSAEVVRHAKPRRERVTGFALNFVTFEPGCKEALMAWCDGVEPGDS comes from the coding sequence GTGGAAGAAGTCAAATCGATTCTCACGGTCGCTCTCGACGACGAAACCTTCGAACGCATTGCACCGCTTCTCAAGCGCAGCAGTCTATCGGTGAGGTCGGTTACCCAGGCCTCGGAGGCGGAAACCGTGGCGCACAACGAGCAGTTCCACCTCGTGATCTGCCGTTACCCGTTGCCGGATTTGAAACTGCGGGAGTTCGTGACCTCGATCCGAGGTCGATCGAGCGCCAGCCGGAGCGCGTCTCTGATGCTGCTCACCATCCCGGAGATGGCGACGGAGGCGCGATCCGGTGTTCGGGGAGGCCCGTTTCTCGTCTTTTCGGGCCAGGAGCCCGTCGGCACCCTCGGCCAGGGGGCGGCCCATCTCCTGAAGGTTGCTCCCCGCTATGCGCCGCGCATTTCGACACGCCTCAGCACCAGCCTCGAAGAGGGTAGCGACAGCCACCAGGGATGGGTGGTCAACCTCTCGAGGACCGGAATGCTGGTGAGTGATGCACCGATGCTCGCAGTTGGTGCGTTGTGCGCCTTCGATTTCAAGCTTCCCAACGGCGAGATCGTCAGGGGGTCGGCGGAAGTGGTGCGTCACGCCAAACCACGACGGGAAAGGGTCACCGGATTTGCCCTCAATTTCGTGACCTTCGAGCCGGGCTGCAAGGAGGCTCTGATGGCCTGGTGTGATGGGGTCGAGCCTGGGGATTCCTGA